GTCGCCGTCGCCACCCATCCACTTGGGCTTCTTGATATCCTGGAACCATTTAGGTGCCTCGATGCTTTCGAAAGTGTTTTTCATACGATTGCCTAGGATTAAGAACATGTTGTCGTCCTCTGGATCATCGGAGGCGGGGGGACGCGAAACTCGTTCTGTGCGACGAACATTGGTTGACGGTACAGGTGATCGAATAGGAGACGCGCCGTGATCTCTGGCTGCTGGGATGGAGAGAATGGGAGCGGCCCTACTTCCAGGTCCACCCAAGGCCACCCTTGAAGCTGTGTCCCCTCGTCTTCTGTAAGTCGCTGCGCCGCCCAACTCTCGCTCGATAAGGTCTCGGCCTTCCCGCCAAGACCCAGTGCCATATGTCGGCCCGCCGttttcatcctcctcttcgatGACATCGATTCCAACAAACACACGCTTGACTTTCCCGTACAGCCCAAAGAGCGTTGCTACAACAGggaaaagaacaagaatcGGGAACAGGTCATCGAACCATCGACCGGGTGCGGTTTTCTCAAGAAGCTCCCCAAGAAACTTGTAGAAGATGGTCTTCTCATACACCTCTTTTGATAAAAATGTCACAAAATTGTATGACAACGGAATGGTAAGCTTCGCAACTTGCATCGAGTACCAAAACGCCGACTCGTAAGCCGTGTTCCGTTTCACTAGTGCTCTGCCACGCCAAACCTTGACCTCAGTCATTGAAAGGAGCGCCGCCGCGCACATGTAGCAAATCCAGAACGCTGATACAACTTGTCCAGCAAACCCAACCTCAGGCTTATCCCCCACCCAGTGATGGACGACGCTGAGGCGGACGATAGATAGGCGAGGAAAAGTATATCGCACTAattcagaccagaccacgcAGGCTGAGGCGAGAGCCAGGAACAAGCCGAAGGCGACATGGGCGTACGGGACGATATGGTAGTAGAAGATGTATCGAGTGTATGGTGTTAAAagtcttgtcttgtcccaAATTCCTGCATGTGGTGAGACCTCACCGAAATCCAATTTTTTGGAAGCTGCCGAATTCAAAATCGCTTGCAACTCGGCTGATTCGTGCACCAAACGGCTCCATTCGTCAACGTATCGAGATCTGGTGTGTCGGGCCCGTACAAATCTTCGGGTCAGGTCGGCCAAATACTTTTCCGTAATTACTGGTGGCACAGTATTATTGTTGGC
The genomic region above belongs to Pochonia chlamydosporia 170 chromosome 2, whole genome shotgun sequence and contains:
- a CDS encoding LMBR1 domain-containing protein (similar to Coccidioides immitis RS XP_001244260.1) is translated as MAHITSSVAPVGSIIFSIIALLVISVIVLFILRYYLPLRTTPAFYLVPIFFALWLPSIVILLVPIDLASSAATDDETTRGIWLPERVVLVSWRITYWLTFVLTWAILPILGEYSDAGHHEPNDKLKYSLQQNAQFYAIVLGASAIGLVYVFIAYQPSLLSLKGLVMTLAYCWGLVLAIYLMGHGLVAIPRRLIRNASISGRLRRLQARAPKVHEHMDDTLVNLEEVEAQVSELARRKTGSAMNFQEWIEELQDMANIQPSQAPNVTGIFAANNNTVPPVITEKYLADLTRRFVRARHTRSRYVDEWSRLVHESAELQAILNSAASKKLDFGEVSPHAGIWDKTRLLTPYTRYIFYYHIVPYAHVAFGLFLALASACVVWSELVRYTFPRLSIVRLSVVHHWVGDKPEVGFAGQVVSAFWICYMCAAALLSMTEVKVWRGRALVKRNTAYESAFWYSMQVAKLTIPLSYNFVTFLSKEVYEKTIFYKFLGELLEKTAPGRWFDDLFPILVLFPVVATLFGLYGKVKRVFVGIDVIEEEDENGGPTYGTGSWREGRDLIERELGGAATYRRRGDTASRVALGGPGSRAAPILSIPAARDHGASPIRSPVPSTNVRRTERVSRPPASDDPEDDNMFLILGNRMKNTFESIEAPKWFQDIKKPKWMGGDGDNGDSSQNNTDIRRWFGGDGQIRL